A window of Ignicoccus hospitalis KIN4/I contains these coding sequences:
- the hisI gene encoding phosphoribosyl-AMP cyclohydrolase, whose amino-acid sequence MRVSEEEAKRIAERLNYRWPDRTVVAVAQEYKSGKVLMVASMNKEAVIKTLTTGIVHYWSKSRKELWVKGATSGHVQVLEKFYYDCDADSVLLVVRQASLIACHEGYRSCFHYKVEEGGVKVEEPSYE is encoded by the coding sequence ATGAGGGTTAGCGAAGAGGAGGCGAAGAGGATAGCGGAGAGGCTGAACTACAGGTGGCCCGACCGGACGGTGGTGGCGGTGGCTCAAGAGTACAAGAGCGGGAAGGTATTGATGGTTGCCTCCATGAACAAAGAGGCGGTAATAAAGACCCTCACCACGGGAATAGTCCACTACTGGAGCAAGAGCAGAAAGGAACTGTGGGTGAAGGGGGCCACCAGCGGTCACGTACAAGTCCTAGAGAAGTTCTACTACGACTGCGACGCCGACTCCGTGTTGCTGGTGGTGAGGCAAGCCTCGCTCATAGCTTGCCACGAGGGCTACCGCTCGTGCTTTCACTACAAAGTAGAAGAGGGGGGAGTGAAAGTAGAAGAGCCCAGCTACGAGTAG